Proteins found in one Alteromonas macleodii genomic segment:
- a CDS encoding NAD(P)H-binding protein, with the protein MKSAMVLGATGLVGRTLVNMLLQDRRYNEVTCLVRKPLSSSMFKDPHNRLKPVVIDFDNLQDYQGYFSVNHVYCCLGTTLKKAGSKQAFRRVDFEYVHVAAQLTRAQRADSFVWISSVGADAKSSNFYLRVKGELENAIMRMPQLPHASAVRPSLLLGERDESRTLEDIAQKTAPIWQSIMKGPLKKYRPVHAVDVARNMMSLQRWQ; encoded by the coding sequence ATGAAATCCGCAATGGTGCTAGGAGCGACAGGTTTAGTAGGACGAACGCTTGTAAATATGCTGTTACAGGATAGACGGTACAATGAGGTAACCTGCTTAGTCAGAAAACCGCTCTCCTCCAGTATGTTTAAAGACCCTCACAATCGCCTAAAGCCTGTAGTTATCGACTTCGACAATCTACAGGACTATCAAGGCTACTTTAGCGTAAATCATGTGTACTGTTGTCTGGGTACCACGCTTAAAAAGGCGGGGTCTAAACAAGCCTTTCGCCGTGTGGATTTTGAGTATGTTCACGTTGCTGCGCAGCTTACCCGAGCTCAAAGGGCAGATAGTTTTGTGTGGATATCTTCAGTTGGCGCTGATGCTAAAAGCAGTAACTTTTATTTACGGGTGAAAGGCGAGCTAGAAAACGCCATTATGCGTATGCCTCAATTACCCCATGCCTCGGCAGTTCGACCTTCATTGCTACTGGGTGAGCGAGATGAATCACGAACGCTAGAAGATATAGCGCAGAAAACCGCACCTATTTGGCAAAGCATAATGAAAGGGCCGTTAAAGAAATATCGCCCCGTTCATGCCGTGGATGTGGCCAGAAACATGATGTCGCTGCAGCGCTGGCAATAG